CGACCGCGAGGTCGCCGATTTTTTCGACCAAAATTTTAAACGATTCGACGCGGAACAGTTCTTCCAGGCCGCCGGCGGCTTCGCGCAACAACAGTTCGAGCGAAGCGTCGGCGCCTTCGAACTGGTAGCCCTGGTGCTCCAGTTCCTTGATGCGGTCGATGATTTCACGCGTTTTCGGATGGTTGCGGTTTAAGTCGACTCCGAATTCCTGCGCTTTCATCAAAATGTTGCTTTGTCCGGACAGTTCGGAAACGAGCACGCGCCGCTTGTTGCCGACGCTTTCCGGTTCGACGTGTTCGTACGTTTTCGGATGTTTCAGGATCGCGGACACGTGAACGCCGCCCTTGTGCGCGAACGCCGCTTGGCCGACGTACGGCTGGTTGACCGGCATATGAACGTTGGCGATTTCGCTGACGTAGCGCGCGACGCCGGTCAACATTTTCAGCTGTTCGTCGGACAGGCACCGATAGCCGAGCTTCAGCTGCAGGTTCGGGATGATGGAGCAGAGATTGGCGTTGCCGCACCGCTCGCCGAAGCCGTTGATGGTGCCCTGCACTTGCCGGGCGCCCGCCCGGACGGCTGCCAGCGTGTTGGCGACGCCGAGTTCGCAGTCGTTGTGCGCGTGAATGCCGACGGGAGCGGAAAGCTGTGCGCAGACGTCGCGGACGATGTCGGCGATTTCTTCCGGCAGAGAGCCGCCGTTCGTGTCGCACAGGACGATCCAGTCCGCCCCTGCCGCTTCGGCCGCGCGCACGGTGGCGAGCGCGTATTCCCGATTGTGTTTGTAGCCGTCGAAAAAGTGCTCGGCGTCGTAAATAACCTCGAGCCCGTGGCGTTTCAGATAGCGGACGGAATCTTCGATCATCGCCAAATT
The sequence above is drawn from the Candidatus Reconcilbacillus cellulovorans genome and encodes:
- a CDS encoding citramalate synthase; the encoded protein is MSASGDDRHITIFDTTLRDGTQGEGISLSVEDKLKIARKLDQLGVHYIEGGWPGSNSKDVEFFRRARQLSLVHAKITAFGSTRRKDTTAEHDANLNHIIEAGVPTATIFGKSWDFHVEVALQTSLAENLAMIEDSVRYLKRHGLEVIYDAEHFFDGYKHNREYALATVRAAEAAGADWIVLCDTNGGSLPEEIADIVRDVCAQLSAPVGIHAHNDCELGVANTLAAVRAGARQVQGTINGFGERCGNANLCSIIPNLQLKLGYRCLSDEQLKMLTGVARYVSEIANVHMPVNQPYVGQAAFAHKGGVHVSAILKHPKTYEHVEPESVGNKRRVLVSELSGQSNILMKAQEFGVDLNRNHPKTREIIDRIKELEHQGYQFEGADASLELLLREAAGGLEELFRVESFKILVEKIGDLAVVAEAIVKVRVGDEVVYTAAEGNGPVNALDNALRDALLRYFPELRAMHLSDYKVRVLDEKEATAAKVRVLIESTSPEGSWSTVGVSTNIIEASWQALVDSFRYALLDKNRSAQAVAAAEPNR